A DNA window from Mus pahari chromosome 13, PAHARI_EIJ_v1.1, whole genome shotgun sequence contains the following coding sequences:
- the LOC115065231 gene encoding uncharacterized protein LOC115065231, whose product MPLLILSLEVSYLRSLPFNLGYLAAIYGLPRVSDSSERRRGRGRERGAARARSGGTGAPRPKLPDPPRERSRSQSSLSSCSQSELAVPRPPAYPRLFPARRKRRKGAGGGERRLRPPFPRSEHYRPCRAWSRPDHQTRRRSGSVSDLILTVWGPKMEKDNRIPCESIA is encoded by the exons ATGCCCCTTTTGATCCTTTCCCTGGAAGTCTCCTATCTACGCTCTCTGCCCTTCAACTTGGGTTACTTAGCAGCGATCTACGGGCTCCCGCGGGTATCAGACTCATCGGAG CGGCGGAGAGGGCGGGGCCGGGAGCGCGGAGCCGCGCGGGCGCGCTCGGGAGGGACTGGAGCCCCGCGCCCGAAGCTGCCAGATCCACCGCGGGAGCGGAGCCGCAGCCAGAGCAGCCTGAGCAGCTGCAGCCAGTCCGAGCTCGCGGTTCCGCGTCCGCCGGCCTATCCGCGTCTATTCCCGGCACGCAGAAAGAGGCgaaagggggcagggggaggggagcggcGGCTGCGACCTCCGTTCCCACGCTCGGAACATTATCGACCCTGCCGGGCCTGGTCACGGCCTGATCACCAAACACGCAGGCGGTCGGGGTCAGTCAGTGACCTCATCCTGACAGTCTGGGGACCAAAGATGGAAAAAGACAACCGGATTCCGTGTGAAAGCATCGCGTGA